In Phycisphaerae bacterium RAS2, the DNA window CCGAATCCAAGGCGTTTCGCACGCACAACAGGGGCTTCCCGCGATCTTTGACTTTTCACTTCCCGCGCGGTTTGCTCCGCTTGGAAGGCGGATTTCATGGGTTGGCCCAACCGCATCTCTGTCGGTCGACTTCTGCTCATCGCTCCCTTCGTCGGCTGTCTTTTGAGTCAGCCCGGGCATCCGTTCCTACGTCACGTGGCCGTGGGGTTGTTCGCCCTGATGGCGATCAGCGATTTTCTGGACGGCTATCTCGCCCGGCGGTTGAAGGATGAATCGCCCCTCGGCGCTTTTCTCGATCCGCTCGCTGACAAGCTTCTTGTTACGTTTGCCGTGATCATTCTTGCCATCGTCGGTGTTCGCGAAGGCATCGATCCGCAGACGAAGACCGAATTCCTCCCGGCGTGGGTCGCCGTGGCGGCCGTGGGAAAGGACCTGTTGGTGAGCATCGGTTTCGCGGTGGTGTATCTCTCCACGACGCGCGTGCACATTCAGCCGCGGCGGCTGGGCAAGTGGTGCACGACCGTGGAATTGATCATGGTGCTGGCGATGCTGCTTTGGCCGGAACTGTATGGGCTGGGGCGTTTCGGCTATCATTTCGTGCGGGGCTTGTGGATCGCTGTTGTGGCGCTGGCCATGTTGTCGACGCTCGACTACATCCGGGCGGGCAGCCGATTCATCGCCGCGCAGGCCCCGCGGGACCCGGTCCACCTGGATTCCGATTCGCGCGGCTCGCCGCGCTGAAAGCACAGGTCGGTCATGTCGGACGCCTCACCCTTTGCGACGATCCCCGAAGCGCTGGACGAACTTCGCGCCGGGCGGTTCATCATTCTCGTGGACGACGAAGACCGCGAAAACGAGGGCGATCTCGTCTGCGCCGCGCAGCTCGCCACGCCCGAGATGATTAACTTCATGATCCGCCAGGCCGCCGGCAAGCTCTGCCTCACGCTCACCGCCGACACCTGCGAGCGGCTGCATCTCTATCCGCAGGTCAGCGAGAACACGGCCTCACACGGTACGGCCTTCACCGTCTCCGTCGATGCCGGGCCGGAGTTTGGCGTCACCAGCGGCGTGTCGGCGGCTGATCGCTGCCGAACGATTCACCGCTGCATTGCCGACGATGCGAAACCGTCGGACCTGCGCCGGCCGGGTCACATCAGCCCGCTGAAGGCCAAGGCCGGCGGCGTGCTGGTGCGCGCGGGGCATACCGAGGCAAGCGTTGATTTGTCGCAGTTGGCGGGTTTGAAACCGGCGGGGCTGATCATCGAGATCCTGAACAAACAGGGGGAGATCGCGCGGCTGCCGGAATTGATTGAGCTGGCACGCGAGCTGGGTTTGAAGATCTGTACGATCGCGAGCCTGGTGGAGTATCGCCTGCAGCGCGAGCGATCGGTGATACGCATCGAGTCGATCCCGCTGCAGAACGAGTTCGGCGCGTGGACGCTGCACGCGTACGAATCGGTGCTGGACAGCGAGCCGCACGTGGCGCTGTGCATGGGGGAGCTGGGTCGGCACGATGGCGGCGGCGAGCCGGTGCGCGTGGAGCACCCCGTGCTGGTACGCGTGCACAGTCAGTGTCTGACGGGCGACGTGTTCGGGTCGTATCGGTGTGACTGTGGCGAGCAGTTGGACCTCGCGATGCGGCGAATCGCCGAAGTCGGCGAAGGCGTGATCGTCTATTTGCGGCAGGAGGGCCGCGGCATCGGCCTGACGAATAAGCTGCATGCCTATCGGTTGCAGGACGAGGGGCTGGACACGGTCGAGGCGAACGAGAAGCTGGGTTTCCCGGCCGACAAGCGCGATTACGGTATCGGCACGCAGATTCTGCGAGACCTGGGGCTGCACCAGGTGCGGATTCTCACGAACAACCCGAAGAAAACAAGTCGGTTGTCAATTTACGGGTTGGAAGTCGTCGAGCAGTTGCCCCTGCGCATCAAACCCCGCCCGGGGAATGAGAAATATCTGCGCACCAAAAAGACGAAGCTCGGGCATCTGCTGGATGAGGAATAATTGTGTGCTTTGCGCACGAGTTGGCGCGACGAAGCCGTGATAGGAGGCTGTCACCATGCATCGCACCCGATTTGGCGGTATTGCCGCGACTTGTTGCACTGCTTTCCTTATTGCAGGGCCGGGTTGTTCCTCGGCCGGCTTTCGTTCCTACGACCGCTTCCGGGCCGAGCGCACCCTTGCCAGTGCCGCGCCGGCCCGTGCGCCGGGGTCGGCCGCTCTTCGCGCCGAATCCCTGCCGCCGCTCGAACCGCACACCTCCAACGCCGATCGAACCAATCCGGCGCTGGCGGACGCGGGCGAAAAGCGCATCGTGGTCTACTCGGCGAACCTCAACATTGTCGTGATGGACATTGACCGGTCGATCGACGCGGCGATGGCCATGACGAAGGAACTGGGCGGCTACATGCAAAGCCGCCACGAAAGCCGGCTGGTCGTGCGCATTCCCGCGGCGAAGTTCGAGCAGGCGCTTGCAAAATTTGAGGAGCTTGGAACCGTCGACGGTCGCCAGATCGAGGCGCAGGACGTGACGGAGGAGTTCGTCGATCTCGACGCACGGCTGAAGGCGGCGCAGGCCGTGCGCGAGCGGTTGCTGGCCGTGCTGGCCGACGCGCGAAAAGTGGAAGACACGCTCGCGGTTGAAAAGGAACTGGGCCGCGTGAACGCCGAGATCGACGGGTTGAAGGCCAAGCTGGACGTGCTTCGCGGTCGCGTGGCGATGAGCACCGTGTCGTTGTTCTTCAAGCGGGTGGCGCGGCTGCCGGCACTGGGACCGGGGATCCGTCTGCCGTTCGTGTGGCTGGACGAGTTGGACCTGGGCCGGTTGGTCGGGCAGGACGAACTCTCGCCGCGGTATCTGAAGAACATGACAATTGGCTCCAAAGGTTCCTATTAGGGTTTCTCCGGGTGGCCGCCATGAATCGAATGATTGAATCGGGCAAGCGGACGGTTGGGATCGCGCTGGGGCTTTTGGCGATGGCGACCGGCTGCGCGCGCATCGATGCGCCGACGGGCTATGTCGAAGTGAAAAACGTGTACGGCTACGACTACAAGGCTGTCTCGGCGCAGGGCAATGTCTTTGCGCTGACGTCGCGCGACAACCCCGCCGGCGCGGGCGATCTCACGTTCTGGTCGCAGGCGGTCGAGCATCAGAAGGTGGCGATCGACGGCTATCGATTGGAAAGGCGGGAGGAGATCAAAGCGGCGTCGGGCCTGGCCGGGACGCTGTTCGACCTGCGCGTCGGCAGCGGCAGCGCGGAATACACGTACCTGCTCGCACTGTATGTCTCGCCGAGGACGATTTACACGGTCGAAGCGGGTGGGCCGAGCAAGCGGATCGAGACCGACCGCGCGGCGATCACGCGTGCGATGGCGACGCTGCGGCCGTAAGGTGTGTTCGGTGTTGCGCGCTTCGACGGTATCCCGCGCCTCGACGGCGTAGCATCACAAGCATCGGGGCGAGCAGCAGCGCGGCGGCTGGTTCGGGAGAGACCAGCCGAAACGCCTCGGTCGTCAGGTCGCTCTTCATTGCATACCCCACGATGACTGTTCCGTCGGCGGAAATATCCGTAGGCGTCAGCGACACGATGCCGCCCATGCCAAGCCCCCAGGTTGAGGCGACGGACTTGAGGTTGCGCACGCCGTTCTGTGCATCCCAGATTCCCTCGCCTCCGATCATGATGGTAGCGTCATCGGACATGGCGACGGCTGCGAGGCCTCCGACAAATGGCTGAATTCCATTCTCCGGTGTCCACTGAAACGGCTGGGCAGGCAGGCCGATGATCCAGCACCTTCCGATGACAAGATTCCCGTCGGCGGACACCGCCGTGGCTTCGTTATCAATGCACCCCGGCAGAAACCCAATCGGCGTGGTTCCGACACCGAATTTCCATCGAATCGCCTGAATGAGGTTGCCAGCGGAATGGCTTCGTCCGATGACCGTGGAACCATCTGAAGAAATCCCATGTACATTGACCCCGCTGCCGGTGGAGTCCCCGCCCGGCAAGATGGGAACCTGGTGGCTGATTCCATTGAATTGAACTCGGTACCCACGTACACCTGGTCCAAAGGTTGACGTCACTGCAAAGTTGCCGTTTGTACTCATTTCGCCGGCATAGGACTCTTCAATAAACGCCGATTGCATCACGCCGTTCTGCCAGCGGAATGGCTGGTCGAGGCTGAAGAAGCGTGTATCTCCAAGCACTATGGACCCGTCGCCGTTGACGCCGGTCGCCCGGCTGAAACGACCCGAGCCGGGAAACGTTCCACCCAGGCCGATCATCTGGCCGTCCTTCCAGCGGAATGCCTCGTGTCCGCCGTTGGGATCAAGCGCCGTCGACTCGCTGTAACCCACCACCGTTGTGCCGTCGGCGGAGACAGCCGTCGCGCGGCTCATGAACGCGCCGCCGGGCAGGTCGCCGAGCAGCGTAAAGCTGGGCGTCGGCGCGCCGCGCTCGGTGAGTGAAAGCGGCCCGGCATCGCCGGCAAAAAGCCTCACAGTTGTGATCCCAAGAATGATCGCCTGAACCGGAATCGCCCGCATGGCTCAACCTCTCTTATTCACCGTACTTGTTGAGGTTTCGATTGCCTCGTCGGCGCAGCATCAGCAGGGCCGGGGCGAGCATCAACGCGGCGGCGGGTTCGGGGATGACGGCACGCCACGCTTCGGTTGTGCCGTCGGTCCACTCGATATACCCCACCATGACGCGGCCGTTCGGCGTCAAGTCGGTTGCGACCAGCCGGGAGACGTTTGACCATTGGATCGCAAAACCGAGGCTGTCGAAGTAAGACGGAATCGTCCGTTTGCCGTTTGAATTGTCCCAGATGCTGTCTTCACTGATCATCACACTCGCATCGTCCGACATGGCGACCGCGGGAATACCGCCGACAAACGGCTGCGTTCCGGTGCTCGGCGACCATCGAAAGACTTGCGGCGACAGGGATTCGGCTTCGCAAACGCCCACCGCTACATCACCGATACCGGATATCGCGGTGATCTCGTTTTGGGTGCAGCCGGTGAACATGGGGATGGAGTAGCTTCCTTCGCCGTACCTCCAGCGAATCGCCCGTTGCTGGCCGCCTGAAATGGAACTCTTTCCAAATGCCGCCAATCCGTCGGAGGAGATTCCCAAGGCTCGAACGCCGACTTGAACGGGATCGCCCCCCTGGATCATGGGAATGTTCAAGTGTCCGCCGGAAGAAACGACAACCGCCGACCAGATGCTGGGGCCGTAATGACTGTGCACCACGAAGTGTCCATTGTCTGCCATTTGTCCGGCAATGGACTCTTCAAAAAACACGCTCGCAAGCGCCCCATTCTCCCAAAGGAAGGGTCGATCCAGGGAGAGGGGACGCGAGTTGCCAGTGACACGCGATCCGTCCCAGTTGACTCCCGTCGCACGGCTGAATTTTCCCGGGCCCTGGGTCGGCGACCCCAGGCCCATGAGCTGCCCATTCTTCCAGCGAAATGCTTCGTCGCCGCCGTTGGGATCAACCCCGGTCGACGAACTGTACCCCACGACCGTGCTGCCGTCGGCGGAGACGGCTGTCGCGCGGCTCATGACTGCGCCGCCCGGCAGGTCGCCCAGCAACGTGAAAGATGAATCCGACAGTTCCGGCCTTGTCAGAGTAAGCGGACCGCCCGCGCCCGCTGGGGTCGCGCCTGCCAGAAGAAACATGACAATTGAATAAGCCCACGTCGCCCACATGACACGCCCTCCTTCAACGGCCGAGCATATCAAGACAGCATGCGAGAATCAAGGTGCGAGAGGGTGTCAGCAATCAAACCGGCCTGTCGGGCAGGGGGTTTTATCCCAAAATTGATACAAATCTACCGTCCGGGCAAATGAACGCCCCGCTGCGTTGCCACCTCTTCCGCCCGCTCGTAACCCGCGTCAACGTGCCGAAATACGCCCATCGCCGGGTCGCAGGTCAGCACACGCGATAGTCGTTCATCCGCCAGCTTCGTACCGTCGGCCACGGCCACCATGCCCGCGTGGATCGAGTAACCGATCCCCACGCCGCCGCCGTGATGCACGCTCACCCAGCTCGCGCCGCAGGCCGTGTTCGCCAGCGCGTTAAGGATCGGCCAGTCGGCAATCGCATCGCTGCCGTCCTTCATGCCCTCGGTCTCGCGGTTGGGGCTGGCGACGCTGCCGCAATCGAGATGATCGCGGCCGATGACGATCGGCGCTTTCACCTTGCCGGTGCGGACGAGTTCGTTGAAGGCGAGGCCGGCCTTGGCACGCTCGCCGTAGCCGAGCCAGCAGATGCGCGCGGGCAGTCCCTGGAATGCGATGCGCTCGCCGGCAAGTTTGATCCATCGCGCGAGGTGTTCGTTGTTCGGGAAGAGCCGCAGAATCGTTTCATCCGTCACGGCGATGTCGGCCGGGTCGCCGGACAGCGCGCACCATCGAAACGGCCCGGCGCCTTCGCAGAACAACGGGCGGATGTATTCGGGGACAAATCCGGGAATGGCAAAGGGATCGGGCATGTGATCGTACGTGACGTGCCAGATTGCAATGTCGCCCAGCGTACCAGCGCCGTAGTTCCCCTTCTCCCACGCTTCCTTGGCTTGTGCTCGAAGGTTATTGCCATAATCAAACGTGATGGCACCGCGCTTTTGCAGCGCCAACATGTAAGCGACGTGGTCTGCCATCGTCGCACCGCTCTCAACCATGTATCCCTTCGGATCAGCCTGACGATACTGTCGCCATGCTTCGAATAATTCATCTGACCAATCCGTACATAACTCCGGGCGACCGCTCTGGGGTGGAGCGCCCCACGGCACATAACCATCCAGCGGATCATGCGCCGATGTTTGATCTGTGAGAATATCCGGAGTGATGTTTTGGTCATGCAGTTCGTAAAGCAATGCAGCCGCATTGGCATGAACACCAATTGAAACGGCTTCTTTCTTCTGCTTTGCTTCCAATGCCCATTGAATCGCTTCCTGTAGATTGGATGACTGGCGATCCAGATACCGCGTCTCAATGCGCTTGCGAATTCTTGCCGAGTCCACCTCCGCGCACAGCACCGTCGCTCCATGCATCGTCCCCGCCAGCGGCTGCGCTCCACCCATGCCGCCCAAGCCGCCGGTGACGACCAGCCGTCCGCTCAAATCGCCACCGAAGTGCTTCCGCGCGCACGCGCCGAACGTCTCATAGGTCCCCTGTAAGATTCCCTGCGAGCCGATGTAGATCCAACTGCCTGCCGTCATCTGGCCGTACATCGTCAGGCCCATCGCCTCCAGCTTGCGAAACTCCTCCCAGTTCGCCCACTTCGGCACGAGCATCGAATTGGAAATCAGCACGCGCGGGGCCGCCTCGTGCGTGCGAACGATTCCCACCGCCCGGCCACTTTGCACGAGCAGCGTCTCATCGTTCTCAAGCTCGCGCAGCGCCCGCACGATTCGGTCAAAGTCCGGCCAGCTCCGCGCCGCCTTGCCCGTCCCGCCGTAAACAATCAGCCGATCCGGCTCCTCGGCCACGGCCGGGTCGAGGTTGTTATGCAGCATCCGCAACGCGGCTTCCTGATGCCAGCCCTTGCAGGTGAGCGAATTCCCGCGGGGTGAACGAATTTCGCGCGGTCCGGTTTGAGATGGGTTGTGCTGGGTCGTCGTGGTCATGTCGAGGAATCCCTGGCAGGTCGTCGTTCACTTGCCCCGGATGCACTGCCGATTTTTGGTGCAGGCTCAAGCAGATGCGTGCGTATTGGCGTAGCGAGGAGCCGATATCGCCCTTCGTACGTCATCATTTTCGGTCGCGTCGGGTTGAACAACCGACTCAAAGGGCCTTATTATAGTGCGTAGGGGAAACGAGGGTGGAGCCTTATCTCGCTACAGGCCGCCGCCCGATCAACCGACCATATTACCGGGTAGTCTCGCATGAAACGATTCGCATTCCTCGGTGGGGGCACGGTGGCATTGTTCGTTTGCGCCACGGCGCTGGTATTCGCCGGCACCGGCCAGCCGCTTGAGACAAACATCAACAACTTCTATCTGCGCGGCACGCAGCCGGGCGATCTTGCGCCGAATAACGAGATTGCCACGGCCGCCAGCGAATGCTCCGGCTGCCACCACGACGATCTGGTCGTACCGATTTATCGCGAGTGGTCGGGCAACATCATGGCGCACGCGGCGCGCGACCCGCTCATGTGGGCCTGCCTGGACATCGCCAACGCCGATGCGCCGCAGTCAGGCGACCTCTGCATTCGTTGCCACGTTCCCAAGGCCTGGCTCGAGGGTCGCTCGCTCCCGACCGACGGTTCGAACGTGACGGCGGAAGACCGAGACAGCATCACCTGCAACTTCTGCCACCGCATGGTGGATCCCTACAACTTTGGCGGCGGCGCGCCCCCGATCGATGCCCAGATTCTTACGGACCTGGGCGGCGATGCGCCGGTGATGGCCATGGACCGTGGCACGCCGTCCAGCCCCGGGTTCAACGGCAACGGTGGCTACGTCGTCGATCCGTACGATCGCCGGCGCGGGCCGTTTCCCGTGGCGCACAATGAAGATCCGATCCCGCCGCTGGTGAACTGCGAGCCGTTTCACTTCGCTACGACTTACGGCAACTGCGACGACGGCATGGGCGGGCCGACCGGATGTGACACGTTCGAGTCACCCATGCATCGGCGATCCGACCTTTGCGCCACCTGCCACGACGTGAGCCTGCCGCACTTTTCCTACAACAAGGCCGGCACGGCCCTGGTGTTCAACGGGGCGGGCCTGGCGCACCCCACGAGCAACAAGTACGACATGGCGCCCGAGCAGCGCACCTTCAGCGAATGGCTCAAGAGCGATTTCGCCGCCGGCGGCGTGAACATGGGCACGCGCTACGGATG includes these proteins:
- the ribBA gene encoding Riboflavin biosynthesis protein RibBA; the encoded protein is MSDASPFATIPEALDELRAGRFIILVDDEDRENEGDLVCAAQLATPEMINFMIRQAAGKLCLTLTADTCERLHLYPQVSENTASHGTAFTVSVDAGPEFGVTSGVSAADRCRTIHRCIADDAKPSDLRRPGHISPLKAKAGGVLVRAGHTEASVDLSQLAGLKPAGLIIEILNKQGEIARLPELIELARELGLKICTIASLVEYRLQRERSVIRIESIPLQNEFGAWTLHAYESVLDSEPHVALCMGELGRHDGGGEPVRVEHPVLVRVHSQCLTGDVFGSYRCDCGEQLDLAMRRIAEVGEGVIVYLRQEGRGIGLTNKLHAYRLQDEGLDTVEANEKLGFPADKRDYGIGTQILRDLGLHQVRILTNNPKKTSRLSIYGLEVVEQLPLRIKPRPGNEKYLRTKKTKLGHLLDEE
- the hutU gene encoding Urocanate hydratase, which translates into the protein MTTTTQHNPSQTGPREIRSPRGNSLTCKGWHQEAALRMLHNNLDPAVAEEPDRLIVYGGTGKAARSWPDFDRIVRALRELENDETLLVQSGRAVGIVRTHEAAPRVLISNSMLVPKWANWEEFRKLEAMGLTMYGQMTAGSWIYIGSQGILQGTYETFGACARKHFGGDLSGRLVVTGGLGGMGGAQPLAGTMHGATVLCAEVDSARIRKRIETRYLDRQSSNLQEAIQWALEAKQKKEAVSIGVHANAAALLYELHDQNITPDILTDQTSAHDPLDGYVPWGAPPQSGRPELCTDWSDELFEAWRQYRQADPKGYMVESGATMADHVAYMLALQKRGAITFDYGNNLRAQAKEAWEKGNYGAGTLGDIAIWHVTYDHMPDPFAIPGFVPEYIRPLFCEGAGPFRWCALSGDPADIAVTDETILRLFPNNEHLARWIKLAGERIAFQGLPARICWLGYGERAKAGLAFNELVRTGKVKAPIVIGRDHLDCGSVASPNRETEGMKDGSDAIADWPILNALANTACGASWVSVHHGGGVGIGYSIHAGMVAVADGTKLADERLSRVLTCDPAMGVFRHVDAGYERAEEVATQRGVHLPGR
- the pgsA gene encoding CDP-diacylglycerol--glycerol-3-phosphate 3-phosphatidyltransferase — translated: MGWPNRISVGRLLLIAPFVGCLLSQPGHPFLRHVAVGLFALMAISDFLDGYLARRLKDESPLGAFLDPLADKLLVTFAVIILAIVGVREGIDPQTKTEFLPAWVAVAAVGKDLLVSIGFAVVYLSTTRVHIQPRRLGKWCTTVELIMVLAMLLWPELYGLGRFGYHFVRGLWIAVVALAMLSTLDYIRAGSRFIAAQAPRDPVHLDSDSRGSPR